A region of Sporosarcina sp. FSL W7-1349 DNA encodes the following proteins:
- a CDS encoding amino acid ABC transporter ATP-binding protein — protein sequence MIKIQDLHKSFGKTEVLKGISTTMKKGETIAIIGPSGSGKSTFLRCINLLETPTSGQIWIGDDEVTNPKTNISKVRERVGMVFQQFNLFPHKTVLDNITYAPITVKGISKKEAEDIGRELLLKVGLAEKEQASPGRLSGGQKQRVAIARALAMSPEMMLFDEPTSALDPEMVKEVLEVIKSLAQSGMTMAIVTHEMGFAREAADRVLFLDDGQLVEDAPPADFFSSPKSKRAKDFLEKIL from the coding sequence GTGATTAAAATTCAAGACCTCCATAAATCTTTCGGAAAAACCGAAGTATTGAAAGGCATTTCAACGACGATGAAAAAAGGGGAAACGATTGCCATTATCGGCCCTTCCGGATCCGGAAAGTCGACGTTTTTACGCTGCATCAACTTACTGGAAACGCCGACAAGCGGACAAATTTGGATTGGTGACGATGAAGTTACAAATCCAAAAACGAATATTTCAAAAGTACGGGAACGGGTTGGCATGGTTTTTCAGCAGTTCAATCTCTTTCCCCATAAAACGGTTTTGGATAATATTACGTACGCACCGATAACTGTAAAAGGCATATCGAAAAAAGAAGCCGAAGACATCGGACGTGAACTGCTTCTAAAAGTAGGATTGGCGGAAAAAGAACAAGCTTCCCCCGGACGGTTATCCGGCGGCCAGAAGCAACGGGTAGCCATTGCAAGAGCGTTGGCGATGTCACCTGAGATGATGTTATTCGACGAACCGACATCTGCCCTAGACCCTGAAATGGTAAAGGAAGTACTGGAAGTCATCAAATCACTCGCACAATCCGGTATGACGATGGCTATCGTCACCCATGAAATGGGCTTTGCACGGGAAGCCGCGGATCGCGTCCTCTTTTTGGACGACGGTCAATTAGTGGAAGATGCTCCCCCTGCCGACTTCTTTTCATCTCCGAAAAGTAAACGCGCAAAAGACTTCTTGGAGAAGATCTTGTAA
- a CDS encoding amino acid ABC transporter permease — MSLDFTQITSSIPYILQGIGVTLKIVGVAALIGFFLGTLLAICKIGKVKVLTWLADIYTSIFRGTPLILQLLIIYYGVPQLLGIQVEAYIAAILAFGLNSGAYISEIIRAGILAVDRGQQEASMALGIPYSKMMKDIILPQAVKNILPALVNEFITLTKESAIVTVIGIMDIMRRSYIVGGNTYRYFESLLFAGFVYYIMVVVLTMLGKLIEKRMSRSD, encoded by the coding sequence ATGAGCTTGGACTTTACCCAAATTACGTCCTCGATTCCTTATATTTTACAAGGAATCGGGGTTACCTTAAAAATCGTCGGTGTCGCTGCCTTAATCGGTTTTTTCCTGGGGACTTTATTAGCAATCTGTAAGATTGGAAAAGTGAAAGTACTCACCTGGTTGGCAGATATCTATACATCGATTTTCCGTGGAACCCCGTTAATTTTACAGCTATTAATCATCTATTATGGGGTCCCCCAATTACTCGGTATTCAAGTCGAAGCATATATTGCGGCCATTTTAGCATTCGGCCTTAATTCCGGGGCCTATATTTCGGAAATTATCCGTGCCGGGATTTTGGCCGTTGATCGAGGACAACAAGAAGCATCCATGGCCCTTGGCATCCCTTATAGCAAAATGATGAAAGATATCATTTTACCGCAAGCCGTGAAAAATATATTGCCGGCTTTGGTCAATGAGTTTATTACCTTGACGAAAGAATCGGCAATTGTCACAGTGATCGGAATCATGGATATTATGCGCCGATCCTATATCGTCGGCGGTAACACCTATCGTTATTTTGAATCATTGTTATTTGCGGGATTCGTTTATTATATTATGGTCGTTGTGCTGACGATGCTCGGAAAACTGATTGAAAAGAGGATGAGTAGAAGTGATTAA
- a CDS encoding transporter substrate-binding domain-containing protein, with product MKKWSGITLLLVLVMSVLAACGTNNETNGENSNGDDSSGTEAKKVLKVATSADYPPFEYVDTAKSDEIIGFDIDLAKMLADELGYELDIQDMDFNGLIPALQAKSIDFVIAGMDGNDEKRQQVVDFTEPYFTATNLVIFKKDSGFKTAEDLKGKKVGAQTATIQEKGALALQDQYGYSVETRDRVPDLVQEIKSGHLDAIVLQNVVSSGYLGANEDLTSFELPEEHKLQLSIAFQKDSELTPEFNEALKELKESGKVDDLISKWFDQ from the coding sequence ATGAAAAAATGGTCAGGTATTACCCTACTGCTTGTCCTTGTGATGAGTGTGCTAGCAGCTTGCGGCACGAATAACGAAACAAATGGTGAAAATTCGAATGGCGATGACAGTTCAGGAACAGAAGCGAAAAAAGTGCTCAAAGTCGCAACGTCCGCGGACTACCCTCCTTTCGAATATGTTGACACTGCGAAAAGTGATGAAATTATCGGTTTTGACATTGATTTGGCGAAAATGCTTGCAGATGAACTTGGCTATGAGTTGGATATCCAAGACATGGATTTCAACGGACTCATTCCGGCTCTACAAGCGAAAAGCATCGATTTTGTCATTGCAGGGATGGATGGCAACGACGAAAAACGGCAACAAGTTGTTGATTTTACAGAACCTTATTTTACAGCGACAAACTTAGTCATTTTTAAAAAGGACAGCGGATTTAAAACTGCCGAAGATTTAAAAGGCAAGAAAGTCGGAGCACAAACTGCAACAATCCAAGAAAAGGGTGCACTAGCACTGCAAGATCAGTACGGCTACTCAGTTGAAACACGGGATCGTGTTCCAGACCTCGTTCAGGAAATCAAATCTGGACATTTGGATGCAATCGTTCTCCAAAATGTCGTTTCAAGTGGCTACTTAGGTGCAAATGAGGACCTTACCAGTTTCGAACTGCCAGAAGAACATAAATTGCAATTATCCATCGCTTTCCAAAAAGATAGCGAGCTGACACCTGAATTCAACGAAGCCTTAAAAGAACTAAAAGAGTCGGGTAAAGTGGACGATTTGATCAGTAAGTGGTTTGACCAATAA
- a CDS encoding aspartate aminotransferase family protein, producing the protein MQQKVDSQQDWHHMVDHIGNFLAPSMAKDHPNLPVVKAEGCYYYGVDGKRYLDFTSGIAVENVGHRHPKVVQAIKDSADHLIHGPSGVIIYESILKLAAELQNVLPSGLDNFFFANSGTEAIEGALKLAKYTTKRPYVVSFTGCFHGRSIGALSVTTSKSKYRKHLQPSWLAYQLPYAMPEYLPEGADPDIFFPEKLEQDVKKLFNHQVDPEEVACMIIEPVLGEGGYIIPPKTWLKKIREICDRHGILLIFDEVQTGFGRTGNWFAAQTFDVKPDIMAIAKGIAAGLPLSATVASKELMDQWPLGSHGTTFGGNPIACSAALASLEVMKEENLLDNATKMGAYAKERLLEIKAKYPVIKDIRGVGLMLGIELCDPETGEPDGNAVMEVLDLCLEKGVLFYLCGNSGEVIRMIPPLTVTKEQIDKGLAFLDEALQEFGNR; encoded by the coding sequence ATGCAACAAAAAGTAGATTCACAACAAGATTGGCATCATATGGTGGACCATATCGGCAATTTCCTTGCCCCGAGCATGGCGAAAGACCACCCGAACCTCCCCGTCGTCAAGGCAGAAGGCTGTTACTACTACGGCGTGGACGGCAAGCGATATTTGGATTTTACATCAGGCATTGCAGTCGAAAATGTCGGTCATCGCCATCCGAAAGTCGTCCAAGCGATCAAGGACAGTGCAGACCATCTAATTCACGGTCCATCGGGTGTCATCATTTACGAATCCATTTTAAAGCTGGCAGCTGAGCTGCAAAACGTTTTACCGTCCGGGCTTGATAATTTCTTTTTCGCGAATAGCGGGACCGAAGCCATTGAGGGTGCCTTAAAACTGGCGAAGTACACAACAAAGCGTCCTTATGTCGTTTCGTTTACCGGTTGTTTCCATGGACGTTCCATCGGCGCATTGAGTGTGACGACGTCCAAAAGTAAATATCGTAAACATTTACAACCTTCGTGGCTCGCTTATCAGCTACCTTACGCGATGCCGGAATATCTTCCGGAGGGTGCGGATCCGGATATTTTCTTCCCGGAGAAACTGGAACAGGACGTCAAAAAACTGTTCAACCATCAAGTGGATCCAGAAGAAGTCGCCTGTATGATTATCGAGCCGGTCCTCGGTGAAGGCGGCTATATCATTCCGCCTAAAACATGGCTGAAAAAAATCCGAGAAATTTGCGATCGACACGGTATCCTTCTTATTTTTGATGAAGTCCAAACCGGATTCGGCCGCACGGGCAATTGGTTTGCTGCGCAGACATTCGATGTGAAACCGGACATCATGGCGATTGCGAAAGGGATTGCCGCCGGACTTCCACTGAGTGCGACTGTCGCTTCGAAAGAACTGATGGACCAATGGCCGCTTGGCTCTCACGGGACAACATTTGGAGGAAATCCGATCGCCTGCTCCGCCGCCCTCGCTTCACTCGAAGTGATGAAAGAGGAAAACTTATTGGATAATGCCACGAAGATGGGTGCTTATGCGAAGGAACGCCTGCTTGAGATAAAAGCTAAATATCCGGTCATCAAGGATATCCGAGGTGTCGGACTGATGCTTGGCATTGAACTCTGTGATCCCGAAACAGGGGAACCGGACGGGAATGCTGTCATGGAAGTCCTCGATCTATGCTTGGAAAAAGGCGTACTCTTCTACCTTTGTGGGAATTCCGGCGAAGTAATTCGGATGATTCCGCCTCTCACGGTCACAAAAGAGCAGATTGACAAAGGGTTAGCGTTTTTGGATGAAGCCTTACAAGAGTTTGGAAATCGATGA
- a CDS encoding sigma 54-interacting transcriptional regulator, producing MTGFFLHPNSKEEIIDTYEEDIIVTNAAGYIVKASHISGRHYDINAEELLGKSVYDLEKRGIFSPAITPLVLQQKKKVVVIQTTTTGQKVLITGMPFYNEAGEVEFVLSYSYELSELLVIHDYMKELEQEMLLAKGELSLLRKEKLSIDGLTIESRSTRVAYETARNAAPLDVSIVICGEQGTGKSTMAKVIHKESGRKNGPFIEIDFETMPEAMFERELFGSEFEQTETGLLTLAYGGTLFLKGVDKLPLHLQSKLSQILKERKYTPVGAKMSLPLDVRLISSSETILAEAVSEKAFHQDLYYLLNIVPIQLQPLREREEDVRVLITTYLEKFSTAYRTVKKLSDDVYFHLCHLDWPGNHGELINVMERLVVQSPSTVITVQDLPPEYRKETEKDLSRFQLEGQSLPHLLESVEMKVLREAQLRYRTTTEIAKALGISQPSVVRKLKKYFHIE from the coding sequence ATGACAGGCTTTTTCTTACATCCAAATTCAAAAGAAGAAATTATTGATACATACGAAGAGGATATCATCGTGACGAATGCCGCAGGTTATATCGTAAAGGCGTCGCATATTAGTGGTCGGCATTATGACATCAACGCCGAGGAACTGCTTGGGAAGTCCGTATATGACCTGGAGAAAAGAGGGATCTTTTCTCCGGCCATCACACCACTCGTTCTTCAGCAGAAAAAGAAGGTGGTCGTTATCCAAACGACGACAACCGGTCAAAAAGTGCTGATTACAGGCATGCCTTTCTATAATGAAGCGGGAGAAGTCGAGTTTGTCCTTAGCTATTCGTATGAACTATCCGAACTCCTTGTCATCCATGATTATATGAAGGAACTGGAACAGGAAATGTTGCTGGCAAAAGGGGAACTTTCTTTGCTCCGAAAAGAAAAACTGTCAATTGACGGGCTGACGATTGAAAGCAGGTCGACGCGGGTCGCTTACGAAACGGCCCGGAATGCGGCCCCTCTCGATGTGTCGATCGTCATTTGCGGCGAACAAGGAACGGGAAAGTCAACGATGGCAAAAGTCATCCATAAGGAAAGCGGCCGAAAAAATGGTCCTTTCATCGAAATTGACTTTGAAACGATGCCTGAAGCGATGTTTGAACGGGAACTATTCGGCAGCGAATTCGAACAAACGGAAACAGGATTGTTGACGCTTGCCTATGGAGGGACGCTCTTTTTAAAAGGTGTAGACAAACTTCCCCTCCATCTACAATCAAAGTTGTCGCAAATCTTGAAAGAGCGGAAATATACACCTGTGGGAGCGAAGATGTCCCTTCCACTCGATGTGCGACTGATCAGCTCTTCCGAAACCATATTGGCAGAAGCTGTTTCCGAGAAGGCATTTCATCAAGATTTGTACTATTTGCTCAACATTGTTCCGATTCAGTTACAGCCGCTTCGGGAACGAGAAGAAGATGTCCGTGTGTTGATCACCACGTATCTTGAGAAATTTTCAACAGCCTATCGAACGGTGAAAAAACTATCAGACGATGTCTATTTTCACTTATGTCATCTCGATTGGCCCGGGAATCACGGAGAACTGATCAATGTCATGGAACGGCTTGTGGTCCAAAGCCCATCCACGGTCATCACCGTCCAAGACTTGCCACCGGAGTATCGCAAGGAAACCGAGAAAGACTTATCGCGGTTTCAACTCGAGGGCCAATCGTTGCCCCATCTGTTAGAATCTGTGGAAATGAAAGTGCTACGGGAGGCGCAGCTGCGCTATCGAACGACAACGGAGATTGCAAAAGCTCTCGGCATCAGTCAACCTTCTGTCGTTCGTAAATTAAAAAAATATTTCCATATTGAATAG
- the cysI gene encoding assimilatory sulfite reductase (NADPH) hemoprotein subunit — protein sequence MTKTIPIHIQDGPPSDVETIKEKSNFLRGTLADTMKNDISAGIPDDDNRLMKFHGSYLQDDRDLRNERQRQKLEPAYQFMVRVRTPAGVATAKQWLVLDELAHKYGNGTLKLTTRQAFQMHGILKWNMKKNIQEINAILLDTMAACGDVNRNVMCSPNPDLSDVHTEVYQWAQRLSDDLLPKTNAYHEIWLDDEKVVDSTEEAEVVEPMYGALYLPRKFKIGIAVPPANDVDVFSQDIGLIAVVEDGKLQGFNVAVGGGMGMTHGDTDTYPQLARVIGFCRSEQVVEVAEKLITIQRDYGNRSVRKYARFKYTIDARGLDWLVGELTERLGWALEEARAYHFDHNGDRYGWVKGSNGRWQYTLFIQNGRVKDFDGYPLMTGLREIAKIHTGDFRLSPNQNLVIAGVTSQKKAAISKLIEQYNLTDGKQHSALRRNSLACVAFPTCGLAMAEAERYLPSLIDKLEVLLDETGLRDEEITIRMTGCPNSCARPALAEIGFIGKGPGKYNLYLGGGFSGNRLSKIYRENIGEEEILKELQPILTHYAKEREEKEHFGDFVIRTGYVKEVTSGTNFHD from the coding sequence ATGACTAAAACGATACCTATTCATATACAAGATGGACCACCGAGTGATGTGGAAACCATTAAAGAAAAAAGCAATTTCTTACGAGGGACTCTTGCCGACACGATGAAGAATGATATCAGTGCGGGTATCCCCGATGACGATAACCGGTTAATGAAATTCCATGGCAGCTATTTGCAAGACGATCGCGACTTGCGGAATGAACGGCAACGGCAGAAACTGGAGCCAGCATACCAATTCATGGTACGTGTACGGACCCCCGCCGGTGTGGCAACGGCAAAACAATGGCTCGTATTGGATGAATTGGCTCATAAATACGGCAATGGAACTTTGAAATTAACGACGCGTCAAGCATTTCAAATGCACGGCATTTTAAAATGGAATATGAAAAAAAATATACAGGAAATCAATGCAATCCTCCTCGATACGATGGCAGCGTGCGGAGATGTCAACCGTAATGTTATGTGCAGTCCAAATCCCGACTTGTCTGATGTGCACACAGAAGTTTATCAATGGGCGCAGCGATTAAGCGATGATCTGCTGCCGAAAACGAATGCGTATCATGAAATTTGGCTGGATGATGAGAAAGTCGTGGATAGTACAGAAGAAGCCGAAGTCGTGGAACCGATGTACGGGGCGCTTTACTTACCCCGGAAATTCAAGATCGGTATTGCCGTACCCCCCGCGAATGATGTGGATGTATTTTCCCAAGATATCGGGTTGATCGCCGTTGTAGAAGATGGGAAGCTACAAGGATTCAACGTCGCGGTCGGCGGAGGGATGGGAATGACCCATGGTGATACGGATACGTACCCTCAATTGGCTAGAGTTATCGGATTTTGCCGCAGTGAACAAGTTGTGGAAGTGGCCGAGAAACTGATAACGATCCAGCGGGATTACGGAAACCGTTCCGTCCGGAAATATGCCCGGTTTAAATATACGATTGATGCACGCGGGCTAGATTGGCTCGTTGGCGAGCTGACGGAGCGACTGGGCTGGGCCTTGGAGGAAGCGCGTGCGTATCACTTCGACCATAACGGCGACCGGTATGGCTGGGTGAAGGGATCAAATGGCAGATGGCAGTACACCCTTTTCATCCAGAATGGACGGGTGAAGGATTTTGATGGCTATCCGCTCATGACGGGGTTACGTGAAATCGCGAAGATCCATACCGGTGATTTCCGGTTAAGCCCGAATCAGAACTTAGTGATCGCGGGCGTGACAAGTCAAAAGAAAGCAGCCATCTCGAAGCTGATCGAGCAATATAATTTGACGGATGGCAAGCAGCATTCTGCGCTCAGACGGAATTCACTGGCCTGCGTAGCTTTCCCGACTTGCGGATTAGCCATGGCAGAAGCGGAACGCTATCTCCCTTCCCTGATCGATAAGCTGGAAGTGTTACTGGATGAAACCGGCCTGCGGGATGAAGAGATTACCATCCGGATGACCGGTTGCCCGAATAGCTGCGCACGTCCTGCGTTGGCGGAGATCGGTTTCATTGGAAAAGGTCCGGGAAAATATAATCTGTATTTAGGCGGCGGATTTTCCGGTAATCGACTCAGCAAAATATATCGGGAAAACATCGGAGAAGAAGAAATACTGAAAGAGTTGCAGCCGATCCTCACCCACTATGCAAAAGAGCGGGAGGAAAAGGAGCATTTCGGCGACTTCGTCATCCGAACCGGTTATGTGAAAGAAGTGACATCAGGAACAAATTTCCATGATTAA
- a CDS encoding assimilatory sulfite reductase (NADPH) flavoprotein subunit: MVLQVKNSPFDEEQVELLNRLLPNITEAQQFWLSGYLTALNSSAASTGTAVLEQPEAKVEQIVAVKEVTVLFGSQTGNSQGIAEELSHKLKEQEFNVTLTSMNDFKPNALKKLEHLLLVVSTQGEGDPPDTAIQFHEFLHGKRAPKLEQLRYSVLSLGDSSYEFFCQTGKEFDSRLEELGATRLAPRVDCDLDYDEPAAEWFENVIGALNEITGTSVRSPQDLSIAISADSGQSTYSRTRPFQAEVYENINLNGRGSNKETRHLEISLEGSGLEYEPGDSLGIYPENDVQLVEAMIQEAGWNPNESIPINKQGERRSLREALLNHYEITVLTKPLLEQAAQFTASDSLQNLLKPENVRELRNYLEGRDLLDVLRDFGPWNASANEFTQLLRKLPPRLYSIASSLQANPEEVHVTVGVVRYESHGRNRNGVCSVQLAERAEPGSTLPVYIHKNPNFKLPENPDTPIIMIGPGTGVAPFRSFMEEREETGAAGKSWLFFGDQHYVTDFLYQTEWQRWLKEGVLTNLDVAFSRDTDEKVYVQHRMQAHSHELYQWIEEGAVLYICGDEQHMAKDVHAALISILEQEGSMSTEMAEAYLTKLQQQKRYQRDVY; the protein is encoded by the coding sequence TTGGTATTACAAGTGAAAAACAGTCCTTTCGATGAAGAACAGGTAGAGCTCCTCAACCGTCTTCTCCCAAACATCACGGAAGCGCAACAATTCTGGTTAAGCGGGTATCTGACCGCTTTGAACAGTTCTGCGGCATCCACTGGCACTGCGGTATTGGAGCAGCCGGAAGCCAAGGTGGAACAGATTGTCGCTGTGAAGGAAGTTACAGTCCTCTTCGGATCCCAGACTGGCAATAGCCAAGGGATTGCCGAGGAACTATCACACAAACTAAAAGAGCAAGAGTTTAATGTGACACTCACTTCCATGAACGACTTCAAACCAAATGCGCTGAAAAAACTGGAACATTTGCTCCTTGTCGTCAGTACACAAGGGGAAGGCGATCCACCGGACACCGCCATTCAATTCCATGAATTTCTGCATGGCAAACGGGCTCCAAAACTGGAGCAGTTGCGCTATTCCGTCCTTTCATTGGGAGACAGCTCGTATGAATTTTTCTGCCAAACTGGCAAGGAGTTTGATAGCCGGCTGGAGGAATTGGGTGCTACCCGACTGGCCCCCCGTGTGGATTGCGATTTGGACTATGATGAACCGGCCGCCGAATGGTTTGAAAATGTAATAGGCGCTTTAAACGAAATCACAGGGACCTCTGTCCGTTCACCACAAGATTTATCCATTGCCATTTCTGCCGATTCTGGCCAATCCACCTATTCACGGACCCGTCCTTTCCAAGCGGAAGTTTACGAAAACATCAATTTGAACGGCCGCGGTTCCAATAAAGAGACACGTCATTTGGAAATATCCCTGGAAGGATCGGGATTAGAATATGAACCAGGCGACAGTTTAGGCATTTATCCGGAAAACGATGTGCAATTGGTCGAAGCCATGATCCAAGAAGCCGGATGGAATCCGAACGAATCCATCCCAATCAATAAGCAAGGTGAACGCCGCTCTCTACGGGAAGCACTGCTTAACCACTATGAAATTACCGTTCTGACCAAGCCGCTTTTGGAACAGGCAGCACAATTTACCGCTTCGGACAGTTTGCAAAATTTATTGAAACCGGAAAACGTCAGAGAGTTGAGAAATTATCTGGAAGGACGGGACCTGCTCGATGTCTTACGTGATTTCGGGCCTTGGAATGCTTCGGCCAACGAATTCACCCAACTTTTACGCAAACTGCCACCCCGACTGTATTCGATTGCCAGTAGTCTGCAAGCCAATCCGGAAGAAGTGCATGTGACAGTTGGCGTTGTCCGCTATGAGTCTCACGGACGCAATCGGAACGGAGTATGCTCGGTTCAGTTGGCGGAACGGGCGGAACCGGGAAGTACATTGCCCGTCTATATCCATAAAAACCCGAATTTCAAGCTTCCTGAAAACCCGGATACACCGATCATCATGATTGGCCCAGGTACAGGAGTCGCCCCATTCCGGTCGTTCATGGAAGAACGGGAGGAAACCGGCGCTGCCGGAAAGTCATGGCTGTTTTTCGGCGATCAACATTACGTGACAGACTTCCTGTATCAAACCGAATGGCAACGGTGGTTGAAAGAAGGCGTCTTAACAAATCTGGATGTGGCGTTCTCCCGGGATACGGATGAGAAAGTCTATGTCCAACATCGGATGCAGGCCCATAGCCATGAGCTCTATCAATGGATAGAAGAAGGTGCGGTCCTCTATATTTGCGGAGACGAACAGCATATGGCGAAGGACGTCCATGCAGCGTTGATCTCGATTCTGGAGCAAGAAGGCAGCATGAGCACGGAAATGGCCGAAGCCTATCTGACCAAGTTACAACAGCAAAAACGTTATCAACGCGATGTGTACTAA
- a CDS encoding patatin-like phospholipase family protein produces MIIDGVFSGGGLKGFALVGAVQELEEKGYRFQRLAGTSAGAILASFLAAGYTGKEIESMLTEMDFQSLLDPRKTVIPLPFMKWIALYWRMGLYQGRELEMWFLEQLARKGVYTFADLPPGTLKLVASDLTNGKLLVLPDDLEQYGIDSGNFSIARALRMSCGIPYFFEPIRLQAEGETIVVDGGVLSNFPMWIFDDEEGGRERPLLGIKLSRRKEEMQGRTIDNALHLFEALFSAMKNAHDEKYIDRELEKDVVFIPVDDISSTQFDLDEGQKDSLLETGRLRTRQFLNTWNAGSPIRVIRGGKIG; encoded by the coding sequence ATGATCATCGATGGGGTATTTTCGGGAGGAGGATTGAAGGGCTTTGCATTGGTAGGGGCCGTCCAGGAATTAGAAGAGAAAGGCTACCGTTTTCAGCGCCTTGCTGGAACGAGTGCCGGGGCTATCCTGGCGAGTTTTCTGGCAGCGGGGTATACCGGAAAGGAAATTGAATCGATGCTGACAGAGATGGACTTCCAATCATTGCTGGATCCGCGAAAAACGGTCATTCCTTTGCCGTTTATGAAGTGGATTGCGCTCTATTGGCGGATGGGACTGTATCAGGGCAGAGAATTGGAAATGTGGTTCCTTGAACAGCTTGCCCGAAAAGGGGTTTATACGTTTGCTGACTTGCCGCCCGGTACCTTGAAGTTGGTCGCTTCAGATTTGACGAATGGCAAGCTCCTCGTCTTGCCCGATGATTTGGAGCAGTACGGGATTGACAGCGGAAATTTCTCCATTGCCCGCGCCTTGCGGATGAGTTGCGGAATACCGTATTTTTTTGAACCGATTCGCTTGCAGGCGGAAGGTGAGACGATTGTCGTCGATGGGGGGGTCCTGAGCAATTTTCCGATGTGGATTTTTGATGATGAGGAAGGGGGCAGGGAACGGCCGCTGCTCGGCATTAAGCTGAGCCGGCGGAAAGAGGAGATGCAAGGGAGGACGATCGACAACGCCTTGCATCTATTCGAAGCCCTCTTTTCAGCCATGAAAAATGCCCATGATGAAAAATATATTGACCGTGAGTTGGAAAAAGACGTTGTTTTCATTCCAGTAGATGATATCAGTTCCACGCAATTCGACTTGGATGAAGGGCAGAAGGACAGTCTGCTGGAAACCGGCCGCCTACGCACCCGGCAATTCCTGAATACATGGAACGCCGGCAGCCCGATCCGTGTCATTCGCGGTGGCAAGATCGGATAA
- a CDS encoding biotin transporter BioY produces the protein MKTKDIVICALFAALMGVGANVAPLLTIGGVPITLQLLFAIVAGGLIGSRLGAFSMAAYLFIGLAGAPIFAQFKGGPGSIFSPTFGYVISFIFVAYIVGKFFERERMNWFTYIGAGSLAILVNYVIGTNYMYFAFKYWVAAPEGFSYLMAWSWMGAYLPLDIGVTILSLVLIPRLQKALKRQPIANQPAA, from the coding sequence ATGAAAACGAAAGACATCGTCATATGCGCATTATTTGCAGCATTGATGGGAGTGGGGGCGAATGTGGCACCTTTATTGACAATCGGCGGCGTGCCGATCACACTGCAATTGTTGTTTGCCATTGTGGCAGGCGGCTTGATTGGAAGCAGATTGGGGGCGTTTTCGATGGCCGCCTATTTATTCATCGGCTTGGCGGGCGCGCCGATTTTCGCGCAGTTCAAAGGAGGACCTGGGAGCATTTTCAGTCCGACATTCGGCTATGTCATCTCCTTTATCTTCGTCGCGTATATCGTCGGAAAGTTTTTCGAACGGGAAAGAATGAATTGGTTTACTTACATCGGTGCCGGCTCGTTGGCCATCCTTGTCAACTACGTAATCGGAACGAATTATATGTATTTCGCATTCAAATACTGGGTGGCGGCACCCGAAGGATTCAGCTATCTCATGGCGTGGTCTTGGATGGGAGCATATTTACCGTTAGATATCGGCGTGACGATCCTATCCTTGGTCTTGATTCCACGCTTGCAAAAAGCACTCAAGCGGCAGCCCATAGCAAACCAGCCCGCCGCTTGA
- the bioD gene encoding dethiobiotin synthase encodes MAVLFVTGTDTDVGKTVVTTLLTSFLDKHGYSNFPFKPIQSGAVEQDGSWVAPDPEMYRLVRGDIQAGDACLYLLKKACSPHLAADLEGVNIDFSLIRTRIEELETANGTVIVEGAGGLFVPLTTGGYCVVDWMEELAVPAIIVAKAGVGTINHTVLTIEALRKRNLPIAGVIFNFLHNEEETVVKDNMKMVRRLAGVPIIGSVPYCENIREALADVEERKQFHADWDIELIRRAMKSESTTTA; translated from the coding sequence ATGGCTGTTTTATTTGTAACAGGAACCGACACCGATGTAGGGAAAACAGTGGTGACTACATTATTGACAAGCTTTCTGGACAAGCATGGGTATTCCAATTTCCCTTTCAAGCCGATTCAATCGGGAGCGGTGGAGCAGGACGGCAGTTGGGTGGCGCCTGATCCGGAAATGTACCGATTGGTCAGGGGGGATATACAGGCCGGTGATGCTTGTCTTTATTTATTGAAAAAGGCATGCTCCCCTCATCTGGCGGCAGATCTGGAAGGGGTGAATATTGATTTTTCATTGATTCGGACAAGAATTGAGGAGTTGGAAACGGCCAATGGCACGGTCATCGTGGAAGGGGCGGGCGGGTTGTTCGTGCCGCTTACGACAGGCGGTTATTGTGTGGTCGATTGGATGGAAGAGCTGGCGGTTCCGGCCATCATTGTGGCAAAAGCCGGAGTCGGAACGATCAATCATACCGTTTTGACGATTGAAGCGTTGCGCAAGCGAAACCTCCCGATTGCAGGGGTTATTTTTAACTTTTTACATAATGAAGAAGAAACAGTTGTGAAAGACAATATGAAAATGGTGCGGCGGTTGGCCGGCGTGCCAATCATCGGCTCTGTGCCATATTGCGAGAATATCCGGGAGGCGCTGGCCGACGTGGAAGAGCGGAAACAGTTCCATGCGGATTGGGATATTGAATTGATTAGGAGGGCGATGAAGAGTGAATCCACAACAACTGCTTGA